A window of Lepidochelys kempii isolate rLepKem1 chromosome 1, rLepKem1.hap2, whole genome shotgun sequence contains these coding sequences:
- the BTG1 gene encoding protein BTG1, translated as MHPALYTRASMIREIAAAVGFISKFLRTKGLMNERQLQTFSQSLQELLAEHYKHHWFPEKPCKGSGYRCIRINHKMDPLIGQAAQRIGLSGQELFRLLPSELTLWVDPYEVSYRIGEDGSICVLYEAAPAGGSQNNTNMQMVDSRISCKEELLLGRTSPSKNYNMMTVSG; from the exons ATGCATCCCGCCCTGTACACCCGGGCCAGCATGATACGCGAGATCGCCGCGGCCGTGGGCTTCATCTCCAAGTTCCTGCGCACCAAGGGGCTGATGAACGAGCGGCAGCTGCAGACTTTCAGCCAGAGCCTGCAGGAGCTGCTGGCAG AGCATTATAAACATCACTGGTTCCCAGAAAAGCCATGCAAGGGATCAGGTTACCGTTGTATCCGGATCAACCATAAAATGGATCCTCTGATTGGACAGGCAGCACAACGGATTGGACTGAGCGGTCAGGAACTGTTCCGGCTTCTTCCAAGTGAACTCACTCTATGGGTTGACCCATATGAAGTCTCCTATCGTATCGGAGAGGATGGCTCGATCTGTGTGCTGTATGAAGCTGCACCAGCAGGAGGTAGCCAAAATAACACCAACATGCAAATGGTAGACAGCAGAATAAGCTGTAAGGAGGAACTTCTCTTGGGCAGAACAAGCCCTTCCAAAAACTACAATATGATGACTGTATCAGGTTAA